A window of Verrucomicrobiota bacterium JB022 contains these coding sequences:
- a CDS encoding glycoside hydrolase family 95 protein yields the protein MIRPTSLLAASLFSLGAPAAARVIWLDTPGTALTESTPIGNGRLGALIYGGVGSERIVLNEEGMWSGSPQDADRENAHENLPKIRQLLLEGKNAEAEELVNQTFTAAGAGSGLGTGADDPYGAYQTAGSLWLDFKGQDDFSDYRRELDLDTAVAHVQYTAGGVTYQREAFVSAPDQAMVMHLTASEPGALSFDVRLDRQERSETVAVARNELEMFGQLNDGYQTDKGVRYGIRVRVVPTGGTVTSSGNSLTVTDADSVLIYYTAATDIKTFGGRKVDDARKQAQRDLAKAVRTSFERQKQEHIADYQRYFERCQLVLPETASSKLPTPERLKAFAAGGEDPDLAALLFDFGRYLLISSSRPGTLPANLQGIWAEKIQTAWNSDWHTNINVQMNYWPAEVTNLSELHHPMFELIESLVEPGQKTAQAYYDARGWVSFLLSNPWGFTSPGESASWGSTVSCSAWLCQHLWDHYLYTGDQKFLREVYPILKGSALFYLDMLIEDPESGWLVTAPSNSPENAFVLPGSDKPLHVVMGPTADMQLLRYLFAATAEAGEILGQDAELQRELREKWTRLAPTRIGRDGRVMEWLEPYQEYDPQHRHIAHLWGLYPGDEIHPATTPELALAARKTLDMRGDGSTGWSLAFKMGMWARLGDGDRAHVLLRNQLTPARPRTKDEPWRGGTYPNLFDAHPPFQIDGNFGATAAIAEMLMQSTGGFGEITTIYLLPALPGAWSHGSVKGLRSRGGYEVTELAWERGQLTSAVIRARETGPVVIRYGDNVQRIILKAGETIKFGKDLQQR from the coding sequence ATGATCCGACCGACTTCCCTTCTTGCTGCCTCCCTCTTTTCCCTGGGGGCCCCCGCCGCCGCGCGGGTGATCTGGCTCGACACCCCCGGCACCGCCCTGACGGAATCGACCCCTATCGGCAACGGTCGGCTCGGGGCGCTGATCTACGGCGGCGTGGGCAGCGAGCGCATCGTGCTCAACGAAGAGGGGATGTGGTCGGGCTCGCCGCAGGATGCCGACCGCGAGAACGCGCACGAGAACCTGCCCAAGATCCGCCAGCTGCTGCTGGAGGGCAAGAACGCGGAGGCCGAAGAACTCGTCAACCAGACCTTCACCGCAGCCGGTGCCGGCTCGGGCCTGGGCACGGGCGCAGACGACCCTTACGGCGCTTATCAGACGGCGGGCAGCCTGTGGCTCGACTTCAAGGGCCAGGACGATTTCTCCGATTATCGCCGCGAGCTGGATCTGGATACCGCCGTGGCGCACGTCCAGTATACGGCGGGCGGCGTCACCTACCAGCGGGAAGCGTTTGTCAGTGCGCCCGATCAGGCGATGGTCATGCACCTGACCGCCAGCGAGCCGGGTGCCTTGAGCTTCGACGTGCGTCTCGACCGCCAGGAGCGTAGCGAGACGGTTGCCGTGGCCCGCAACGAGCTGGAGATGTTCGGCCAGCTCAATGACGGCTATCAGACCGACAAAGGCGTGCGTTATGGCATTCGCGTGCGTGTGGTGCCCACCGGCGGCACGGTTACGTCGAGCGGCAATTCACTTACGGTAACGGACGCCGACAGCGTCTTGATCTACTACACCGCCGCCACCGACATCAAGACGTTCGGCGGTCGGAAGGTCGACGATGCGCGCAAGCAGGCCCAGCGCGATCTCGCCAAGGCCGTGCGGACCTCCTTCGAGCGCCAGAAGCAGGAGCACATCGCCGATTACCAGCGTTACTTCGAGCGTTGCCAACTTGTGCTGCCCGAAACGGCCAGTTCCAAGTTGCCCACGCCCGAGCGCCTGAAGGCCTTCGCCGCGGGCGGTGAAGACCCCGATCTTGCGGCGTTGCTCTTCGACTTCGGTCGCTACCTGCTCATTTCCTCATCCCGCCCCGGTACGCTGCCCGCCAACCTGCAGGGCATCTGGGCCGAGAAGATCCAGACCGCCTGGAACTCCGACTGGCACACCAACATCAATGTGCAGATGAATTACTGGCCGGCGGAGGTCACCAACCTCTCCGAGCTGCACCACCCAATGTTCGAGCTGATCGAGTCGCTGGTCGAGCCGGGCCAGAAGACCGCCCAGGCCTACTACGATGCACGCGGCTGGGTGTCGTTCCTGCTTTCCAACCCGTGGGGCTTCACCTCGCCCGGCGAATCCGCCAGCTGGGGCTCCACGGTCTCCTGCTCGGCCTGGCTCTGCCAACACCTGTGGGATCACTACCTTTATACGGGCGATCAAAAGTTTCTGCGCGAGGTCTACCCGATCCTCAAGGGCTCCGCGCTCTTTTACCTCGATATGCTGATCGAGGATCCCGAGAGCGGCTGGCTCGTCACCGCGCCCTCCAATTCGCCGGAAAACGCCTTTGTGCTGCCGGGGAGCGACAAGCCCTTGCACGTCGTAATGGGACCCACGGCCGACATGCAGCTGCTGCGGTACCTTTTTGCCGCTACTGCCGAGGCCGGTGAAATCCTCGGCCAGGATGCCGAGCTGCAGCGCGAACTGCGCGAAAAGTGGACCCGCCTTGCCCCGACTCGCATCGGGCGCGACGGCCGTGTGATGGAGTGGCTGGAGCCCTACCAGGAATACGATCCTCAGCACCGCCACATCGCGCACCTCTGGGGCCTGTATCCGGGCGACGAAATCCACCCCGCCACCACGCCCGAGCTGGCGCTCGCCGCCCGCAAGACGCTCGACATGCGCGGCGACGGCAGCACCGGTTGGAGCCTCGCCTTCAAGATGGGGATGTGGGCCCGTTTGGGCGACGGCGACCGCGCGCACGTGCTCTTGCGCAACCAGTTGACGCCAGCCCGCCCGCGCACCAAGGACGAGCCTTGGCGCGGCGGTACCTACCCGAACCTTTTCGACGCTCACCCGCCGTTCCAGATCGACGGCAACTTCGGTGCGACCGCTGCCATTGCGGAGATGCTGATGCAGAGCACGGGCGGTTTTGGCGAGATCACCACGATTTACCTCCTGCCGGCCTTGCCCGGTGCCTGGAGCCACGGCTCGGTCAAAGGGCTGCGTTCGCGCGGTGGCTACGAAGTTACCGAACTGGCCTGGGAGCGCGGCCAACTGACCTCCGCCGTGATCCGTGCCCGCGAGACGGGCCCCGTCGTTATCCGCTACGGCGATAACGTGCAGCGCATCATCCTCAAGGCGGGCGAAACCATCAAATTTGGAAAGGATTTGCAGCAGCGATGA
- a CDS encoding glycoside hydrolase family 2 TIM barrel-domain containing protein: MSRSTPLSPLVFCSLALAGTCAAVTHNAPDWENQHVLQINREPARATFVPFATVEQALAGKVEQSPFYQSLDGDWKFHWVARPEERPTDFYRTDFDVSGWDTIPVPSNWELQGYGTPIYVSAGFPFKIDPPRVTSEPKEKYTAYEERNPVGSYRTTFTVADDWDERQVFLHFGGVMSAFYVWINGERVGYSQGSMEPSEFNITDYLQPGENSLAVEVYRWSDGSYLEDQDMWRFSGIFRSVYLYSTAAERIADFTVRTDLDEDYRDAKLQIQPELAAVEGVTLEGWTVQAQLYDAQGKQVLTESLSHDAAEIHNPDYSAGILVDRTPQRGPRMFGWMEADISNPAKWTAETPNLYRLVLTLHNPEGGVVEAVASDVGFREVKIESGQLFVNGQPVRLRGVNRHEHDPETGRTMSLERMIEDIELMKRANVNAVRTAHYPNDTRFYELCDRYGLYVMDEADIETHGLRGYLASQPDWHAAFLDRAVRMAERDKNHPSIIIWSMGNESGYGPNFAAISAWLKDFDPTRPIHYEGAQGYVLDVNGVAAGGSGVSSHAHEPGYFPPDPATVDMVSRFYPRVRQEYLNPGISDSALKERAENARWEYLLDHVDNPANDRPVLTSEYGHCMGNAMGNLQEYWDEIYSSPQMLGGFIWDWVDQGIWKTAENGERYIAYGGDFGDEPNLKAFCLNGVIFSDRSLTPKYWELQKVYQPVAIGAGKNPHTLSVVNRHHHLNLNAFEARWTVTCDGEVVAEGTLPRIDLAPGQQTEVKLPIPAIKQPKAGADYWVRVSFHQPEATAWAEAGFEFAYDQWNLEVKTPRPERIEVARLPKVDLQEGGDVTTISGPGFTARFSHAIGTLASLQYDGVEMLHSPEDQPAGPVLQAYRAYTDNDKGFGKWLAKDWSNAGLPDLQRTVDSVKVSRLSPQLVRVETVATSQAVNGSFTHRATYLVRGDGTIDVENEFTPHGELPYLPRIGVGLVIAPELEQYAWYGHGPHENYADRIQSSPMGLWKSTVADQYVPYPRPQETGNKEGVEWLALTNGKGRGLLVVAEGEAMAATALHYRIRDLDEAQHTYELEPRAETYLSLDARMMGLGNSSCGPGVLMKYAVPVEPYSLHFSLRPLLRPNQDAARAARVTYR, from the coding sequence ATGAGCCGCTCCACGCCGTTATCCCCTCTCGTTTTCTGCTCCCTCGCGCTGGCTGGCACCTGCGCGGCCGTCACGCATAACGCGCCGGATTGGGAAAACCAGCACGTGCTCCAGATCAACCGTGAGCCTGCCCGCGCTACCTTCGTGCCTTTTGCGACGGTCGAGCAGGCGCTTGCTGGCAAGGTCGAGCAGTCGCCCTTTTATCAGTCGCTCGACGGTGACTGGAAGTTCCACTGGGTGGCGCGCCCGGAAGAGCGCCCGACCGATTTTTACCGGACCGACTTCGACGTTTCGGGCTGGGACACCATCCCTGTGCCTTCCAACTGGGAACTGCAGGGCTACGGCACACCCATCTATGTGAGCGCCGGCTTCCCCTTCAAGATCGACCCGCCGCGCGTCACCTCCGAGCCGAAGGAGAAATACACCGCCTATGAAGAGCGCAACCCCGTCGGCTCTTACCGCACCACCTTTACCGTGGCGGACGACTGGGACGAGCGCCAGGTGTTCCTGCATTTTGGGGGCGTGATGAGCGCCTTCTACGTTTGGATCAACGGCGAGCGAGTGGGCTACAGTCAGGGCAGCATGGAGCCCTCCGAGTTCAACATCACCGACTACCTCCAGCCGGGCGAGAACTCTCTCGCAGTCGAAGTCTATCGCTGGTCCGACGGCAGCTACCTCGAAGACCAGGACATGTGGCGCTTCAGCGGCATCTTCCGCAGCGTCTACCTCTACTCGACCGCCGCCGAACGCATCGCCGACTTCACTGTCCGCACCGACCTGGATGAGGACTACCGCGACGCCAAGCTGCAGATCCAGCCCGAGTTGGCCGCCGTCGAGGGCGTGACGCTGGAGGGCTGGACGGTGCAGGCCCAGCTCTACGACGCGCAGGGCAAGCAGGTCCTTACCGAATCGCTTTCGCACGACGCGGCGGAGATCCACAACCCCGACTACAGCGCGGGCATCCTGGTCGACCGCACGCCGCAGCGCGGTCCCCGGATGTTTGGCTGGATGGAGGCCGACATCTCCAACCCCGCCAAGTGGACCGCCGAGACGCCCAACCTTTACCGCCTCGTGTTGACCCTTCACAACCCCGAGGGTGGGGTGGTCGAAGCCGTCGCCAGCGATGTGGGCTTCCGCGAGGTGAAAATCGAGAGCGGGCAGCTCTTCGTCAACGGCCAGCCGGTGCGCCTGCGCGGCGTCAACCGCCACGAGCACGACCCGGAGACGGGCCGCACGATGAGCCTGGAGCGTATGATCGAGGACATCGAGCTGATGAAGCGCGCCAACGTGAACGCCGTCCGCACGGCGCACTACCCCAACGACACCCGCTTTTACGAGCTGTGCGACCGCTACGGCCTCTACGTGATGGACGAGGCCGACATCGAGACGCACGGCCTGCGCGGCTACCTCGCCAGCCAGCCCGACTGGCACGCGGCCTTCCTCGACCGAGCGGTGCGTATGGCCGAGCGCGACAAGAATCACCCCTCGATCATCATATGGTCGATGGGCAACGAGTCGGGCTACGGTCCCAACTTCGCCGCCATTTCTGCCTGGTTGAAGGATTTCGACCCGACGCGTCCGATCCACTACGAAGGCGCGCAAGGCTACGTGCTCGACGTCAATGGCGTCGCGGCCGGCGGCTCCGGTGTCTCCAGCCACGCGCATGAGCCCGGCTATTTCCCGCCGGATCCCGCTACGGTCGACATGGTCAGCCGCTTCTACCCGCGCGTGCGTCAGGAGTATCTGAACCCCGGCATCTCGGATTCGGCCCTCAAGGAGCGTGCCGAGAATGCCCGTTGGGAATACCTGCTCGACCACGTCGACAATCCCGCCAACGACCGCCCGGTGCTGACCAGCGAATACGGCCACTGCATGGGCAACGCAATGGGCAACCTGCAGGAATACTGGGACGAGATCTACTCATCCCCGCAGATGCTCGGCGGCTTTATCTGGGACTGGGTCGACCAGGGCATCTGGAAGACGGCAGAAAACGGTGAACGCTACATCGCCTATGGCGGCGACTTTGGCGACGAGCCCAACCTGAAGGCGTTTTGCCTCAACGGCGTCATTTTCTCCGACCGCTCGCTGACGCCCAAATACTGGGAGCTGCAAAAGGTCTACCAGCCGGTCGCGATTGGTGCCGGGAAAAACCCGCACACGCTTTCGGTCGTCAACCGCCACCACCACCTCAACCTCAACGCCTTCGAAGCACGGTGGACCGTCACCTGCGATGGTGAAGTGGTGGCCGAAGGCACGCTGCCCCGCATCGACCTGGCACCCGGCCAGCAGACCGAGGTGAAGCTGCCGATCCCCGCGATCAAGCAGCCCAAGGCGGGGGCGGACTACTGGGTGCGCGTCAGCTTCCACCAGCCCGAAGCCACCGCGTGGGCCGAGGCCGGTTTCGAGTTTGCCTACGATCAATGGAACCTGGAGGTGAAGACGCCGCGCCCCGAGCGCATCGAGGTCGCCCGCCTGCCCAAGGTGGACCTGCAGGAGGGTGGGGATGTGACGACGATTTCCGGCCCCGGCTTCACCGCCCGCTTCAGCCACGCCATCGGCACGCTCGCCTCGCTGCAATACGATGGCGTCGAGATGCTGCATAGCCCGGAGGATCAGCCTGCCGGCCCGGTGTTGCAGGCTTACCGCGCTTATACGGATAATGACAAGGGCTTCGGCAAGTGGCTGGCCAAAGACTGGTCCAACGCCGGCCTGCCCGACCTGCAGCGCACGGTCGACAGCGTGAAGGTCTCGCGCCTTTCGCCCCAGCTCGTGCGCGTGGAGACGGTTGCGACCAGCCAGGCCGTCAACGGCTCCTTCACCCACCGCGCGACTTACCTCGTGCGTGGCGACGGTACCATCGACGTCGAAAACGAATTTACGCCCCACGGTGAGCTGCCCTACCTCCCGCGCATCGGCGTGGGCCTCGTGATTGCGCCCGAGCTGGAGCAATACGCCTGGTATGGCCACGGCCCGCACGAAAACTACGCCGACCGCATCCAGAGCTCGCCCATGGGCCTTTGGAAGAGCACGGTGGCGGACCAGTATGTGCCATACCCGCGCCCGCAGGAGACCGGCAACAAGGAAGGCGTCGAGTGGCTCGCGCTGACCAATGGCAAGGGCCGCGGGCTGCTCGTGGTGGCCGAAGGTGAGGCGATGGCCGCCACTGCCCTCCATTACCGCATCCGCGACCTCGACGAGGCCCAGCACACCTACGAGCTGGAGCCCCGCGCCGAGACTTACCTTTCTCTCGATGCCCGCATGATGGGCCTCGGCAATAGTAGTTGCGGCCCCGGTGTGCTGATGAAGTATGCTGTGCCGGTCGAGCCCTACAGCCTCCATTTTAGCCTGCGCCCGCTGCTGCGTCCCAATCAGGATGCCGCCCGCGCTGCCCGGGTGACCTACCGTTAA
- a CDS encoding DUF5060 domain-containing protein, with amino-acid sequence MYLRSPIYCLAAATTFTVASPLMAALTAPESVPQYRVFEASVTNDQDYDNKFTDVKLEVRYQSPGGDMVYFSGFYDGDGVGGGDFDTGNVWKMRFMPDKTGTWQYFYRWSDGTPGGKGKFEVVEEGAGKGIIQAYEENPRWFAYNGTEPVWLKSYYETGHGSIGQNFDWIVENVYQPLVDHGYNHLQINWLLSLCCFGQYYLDGPEPETLDLLLYEEGEVTTTMNFDVWRRMEQHLGWLNDRDVGVHMFLGFDGSRNMSSAWTALTDEEKDFYVHYVVSRLAPYANIAGWNYVWEVPGDREDEELGWVRLVQKYDVFNHLRTYEDEFPRENEYHREEYTFAAVENHHIAAPEKPLERHLWRDAWTHHMACILGYKGKPVFMSEGNSLWRRFWHDMVGATRDDLRRSAWACATAGASFTWNGHAKEYELYAGGPDGLPFNDENEFKESERHIQILTDVMTKEVDFFRMHPHDELLAKHQVLRVYLLAEPGEQYLVFAPDGEQFAIEMEPGEYANNVWIDSKTGRKVKAKAVTSKSLEEPVDFTAPDKKTDWVLVVRR; translated from the coding sequence ATGTATCTTCGTTCACCCATCTACTGCCTCGCAGCAGCGACGACGTTTACGGTCGCCTCGCCGCTGATGGCCGCCCTGACGGCGCCCGAATCGGTGCCGCAATACCGCGTCTTCGAGGCGTCGGTCACCAACGACCAGGACTACGACAACAAGTTCACCGATGTGAAGCTCGAAGTCCGCTACCAGTCGCCGGGCGGTGACATGGTCTACTTCTCGGGCTTTTACGACGGCGACGGCGTGGGCGGGGGCGATTTCGACACCGGCAACGTGTGGAAGATGCGCTTCATGCCCGACAAGACGGGCACATGGCAGTATTTCTACCGCTGGAGCGACGGTACGCCCGGCGGCAAGGGCAAGTTTGAAGTGGTCGAGGAAGGTGCCGGCAAGGGCATCATCCAGGCCTACGAAGAAAACCCGCGCTGGTTTGCCTATAACGGCACCGAGCCCGTGTGGCTCAAGTCTTACTACGAGACGGGCCACGGCTCCATCGGCCAGAACTTCGACTGGATCGTGGAAAACGTCTACCAGCCGCTGGTCGATCACGGTTACAACCACCTGCAGATCAACTGGCTGCTCTCGCTCTGCTGCTTCGGCCAGTATTATCTGGATGGGCCCGAGCCCGAAACGCTCGACCTGCTGCTCTACGAAGAAGGCGAAGTCACCACCACGATGAATTTCGACGTGTGGCGCCGCATGGAGCAGCACCTCGGCTGGCTCAACGACCGCGACGTGGGCGTGCACATGTTCCTCGGCTTCGATGGCAGCCGCAACATGAGCAGCGCCTGGACGGCCCTGACCGATGAGGAGAAGGACTTTTACGTGCACTACGTCGTCTCCCGCCTCGCCCCCTATGCCAACATCGCCGGTTGGAACTACGTGTGGGAAGTGCCGGGCGACCGCGAAGACGAAGAGCTGGGCTGGGTGCGCCTCGTCCAGAAATACGACGTCTTCAACCACCTCCGCACCTACGAAGACGAGTTCCCGCGCGAAAATGAGTATCACCGCGAGGAATACACCTTTGCCGCGGTCGAGAACCACCACATCGCCGCCCCGGAGAAGCCGCTCGAGCGCCACCTCTGGCGCGATGCCTGGACGCACCACATGGCCTGTATCCTCGGCTACAAGGGCAAGCCCGTGTTCATGAGCGAGGGCAACTCCCTCTGGCGCCGCTTCTGGCACGACATGGTGGGCGCGACGCGCGACGACCTGCGCCGCTCGGCCTGGGCCTGCGCCACCGCCGGTGCCTCCTTCACCTGGAACGGCCACGCCAAGGAATACGAACTCTACGCCGGTGGCCCCGACGGTCTGCCCTTCAACGACGAGAACGAGTTCAAGGAATCCGAGCGCCATATCCAGATCCTCACCGATGTGATGACAAAGGAAGTGGACTTTTTCCGCATGCACCCGCACGATGAATTGCTCGCCAAGCATCAGGTGCTGCGCGTCTACCTCCTCGCCGAGCCGGGCGAACAGTACCTGGTCTTCGCTCCCGACGGTGAGCAGTTTGCCATCGAGATGGAGCCGGGCGAATATGCCAACAATGTTTGGATCGACTCCAAGACAGGACGTAAGGTGAAGGCGAAGGCCGTGACCAGCAAGAGCCTCGAAGAGCCGGTCGATTTCACCGCGCCGGACAAGAAAACTGACTGGGTCTTGGTCGTTCGCCGTTAG